The Streptomyces kanamyceticus genome window below encodes:
- a CDS encoding APC family permease, translated as MSVLTSKPGTTPLDEEPPDTGEKHRLTAVTGLAALSLDAMASVAYGPEAIVLVLAAAGGYGLGFTLPVTLAIAALLAVLVASYRQVIAAFPDGGGSYAVAKTHLGRRTSLVAAASLVLDYVLNVAVAVTAGVAALTSAFPELYGDRLWLCLAVLVLITGINLRGIVDSARAFIAPTAVFVLSMLTLIAVGLFRSSPVSTEAARGHASVVADNATTVGALLLLKAFASGCSALTGVEAIANAVPSFRAPRAKRAQHAEIALGAVLGVMLIGLAVLISRFHLQPVEGVTVLAQLADASLGHNWAFYVIQFATMILLALSANTSFGGLPVLLKLLARDNFLPHVFALKADRQVHRHGVLTLAAISAALLVFSGGDTNTLVPLFAIGVFVGFTIAQTGMVLHWHRERGPKWLGKALLNGLGAVLTGVSAVVVTATKFHDGAWLIVVALPLLVAAFETVHRAYARIGERLGLGRVPECPHRDRSLVIVPVSSLSRLTSEALTAAVSLGDEVRAVTVCHTDPEDRAQVEALERDWALWGPGVDLVRVPAERRTIGRPIAAYVREIEAARPGTRVTVLIPEVEPARAWQRILQNQRGAVVAHAVRRDTDAAICRLRFRLS; from the coding sequence ATGTCCGTCCTGACCAGCAAGCCGGGGACCACCCCCCTCGACGAGGAACCGCCCGATACCGGTGAGAAGCACCGGCTCACCGCCGTCACCGGGCTCGCGGCCCTGTCCCTCGACGCGATGGCGTCCGTCGCGTACGGCCCCGAGGCGATCGTGCTCGTGCTGGCCGCCGCGGGCGGCTACGGCCTCGGCTTCACCCTCCCGGTCACCCTCGCGATCGCCGCCCTGCTCGCGGTCCTCGTCGCCTCCTACCGCCAGGTGATCGCCGCCTTCCCCGACGGCGGCGGCTCCTACGCCGTGGCCAAGACGCACCTCGGCCGCCGCACCAGCCTGGTCGCCGCCGCCTCGCTCGTCCTCGACTACGTCCTGAACGTCGCGGTCGCCGTCACCGCCGGTGTCGCCGCCCTGACCTCGGCCTTCCCCGAGCTGTACGGCGATCGCCTGTGGCTCTGCCTGGCCGTGCTCGTCCTGATCACCGGCATCAATCTGCGCGGCATCGTCGACTCCGCACGGGCCTTCATCGCCCCGACCGCGGTCTTCGTCCTCTCGATGCTCACCCTGATAGCCGTCGGCCTCTTCCGCTCGTCCCCGGTCAGCACCGAGGCCGCGCGGGGCCATGCCTCGGTCGTCGCCGACAACGCCACCACCGTCGGCGCGCTGCTGCTGCTCAAGGCGTTCGCCTCCGGCTGCTCCGCGCTGACCGGCGTCGAGGCCATCGCCAACGCCGTGCCGTCCTTCCGCGCCCCGCGCGCCAAGCGCGCCCAGCACGCGGAGATCGCCCTCGGTGCCGTACTCGGCGTCATGCTGATCGGCCTCGCCGTGCTGATCTCCCGCTTCCACCTGCAGCCCGTCGAGGGCGTCACCGTGCTCGCCCAGCTCGCGGACGCCTCCCTCGGCCACAACTGGGCCTTCTACGTCATCCAGTTCGCGACGATGATCCTGCTCGCCCTCTCCGCGAACACCTCCTTCGGCGGCCTGCCCGTCCTCCTGAAGCTGCTCGCCCGCGACAACTTCCTGCCGCACGTCTTCGCCCTCAAGGCCGACCGCCAGGTCCACCGGCACGGCGTCCTGACCCTCGCCGCGATCTCCGCCGCCCTGCTCGTCTTCTCCGGCGGCGACACCAACACCCTCGTGCCGCTCTTCGCCATCGGCGTCTTCGTCGGCTTCACCATCGCGCAGACCGGCATGGTCCTGCACTGGCACCGCGAGCGCGGCCCGAAGTGGCTCGGCAAGGCCCTCCTGAACGGCCTGGGAGCGGTCCTCACCGGCGTCAGCGCGGTCGTCGTCACCGCCACCAAGTTCCACGACGGCGCCTGGCTGATCGTGGTCGCCCTGCCCCTCCTGGTCGCCGCCTTCGAGACCGTCCACCGGGCCTACGCCCGCATCGGCGAGCGGCTGGGCCTTGGCCGGGTACCGGAGTGCCCGCACCGCGACCGCTCCCTCGTGATCGTCCCCGTCTCCTCCCTGTCCCGCCTGACCAGCGAGGCCCTGACCGCCGCCGTCTCGCTCGGCGACGAGGTCCGCGCGGTGACCGTCTGCCACACCGACCCGGAGGACCGGGCGCAGGTCGAGGCCCTGGAGCGGGACTGGGCGCTGTGGGGCCCGGGTGTGGACCTGGTCCGCGTTCCCGCCGAGCGCCGCACCATCGGCAGGCCCATCGCCGCGTACGTACGGGAGATCGAGGCGGCCCGGCCCGGCACCCGCGTCACCGTGCTGATCCCCGAGGTCGAGCCGGCCCGCGCCTGGCAGCGGATCCTGCAGAACCAGCGCGGCGCGGTGGTCGCCCACGCGGTCCGCAGGGACACCGACGCGGCCATCTGCAGGCTGCGTTTCCGGCTCTCCTGA
- the kdpF gene encoding K(+)-transporting ATPase subunit F, whose protein sequence is MTAENIVGLIVAVALLGYLVLALVFPERF, encoded by the coding sequence GTGACTGCCGAGAACATCGTCGGCCTGATCGTGGCCGTCGCCCTGCTGGGTTATCTCGTCCTCGCCCTCGTCTTCCCGGAGAGGTTCTGA
- the kdpA gene encoding potassium-transporting ATPase subunit KdpA, with protein sequence MSPVLAGVLQLLALIAALALAYRPLGDYMAHVYSSKKHLRAEKWIYKAIGANPDTEMRWPAYLRGVLAFSAVGVLFLYLMQRLQGSLPGSLGFKSIDPDQAFNTAASFVANTNWQSYSGEQAMGHVVQTGGLAVQNFVSAAVGIAVAVALVRGFARSRTGELGNFWSDLVRGTVRILIPISVIGALVLVACGAIQNFSGIHEVGQFMGGKQEWNGGAVASQEVIKELGTNGGGYFNANSAHPFENPNGLSNLFEVFLILVIPFALTRTFGKMVGSVRQGYAILATMATIWIGFTALMMWTEFHHGGPAFDLAGGAMEGKETRFGIGGSAIFSVATTLTSTGAVNSFHSSNTGFGGGIDMLGMQLGEIAPGGTGSGLYGMLIMAIIAVFIAGLMVGRTPEYLGKKIGTREIKFAACYILITPALVLGFTAVSMALPTPKDSMLNSGAHGFSEILYAFTSGANNNGSAFGGLSADTNWFNTTIGLAMLLGRFLPMVFVLALAGSLAEQKPIPATAGTLRTEKPLFTGLLVGTIMIITGLTYFPALALGPLAEGLAS encoded by the coding sequence ATGAGCCCCGTTCTTGCTGGTGTGCTCCAGCTGCTGGCGCTGATAGCGGCGCTGGCCCTCGCATACCGCCCGCTCGGCGACTACATGGCCCACGTCTACTCCTCGAAGAAGCACCTTCGCGCGGAGAAGTGGATCTACAAGGCCATCGGCGCCAACCCCGACACCGAGATGCGCTGGCCCGCGTACCTGCGCGGCGTCCTCGCCTTCTCGGCGGTCGGCGTCCTCTTCCTCTACCTGATGCAGCGGCTCCAGGGCTCGCTGCCCGGATCGCTCGGCTTCAAGTCGATCGACCCGGACCAGGCGTTCAACACCGCCGCGTCGTTCGTCGCCAACACCAACTGGCAGTCGTACTCCGGCGAACAGGCCATGGGCCACGTCGTGCAGACCGGCGGCCTCGCCGTACAGAACTTCGTCTCGGCGGCCGTGGGGATCGCCGTGGCGGTGGCCCTCGTGCGCGGCTTCGCCCGCTCCCGCACCGGTGAGCTCGGCAACTTCTGGTCCGACCTGGTGCGCGGCACCGTCCGCATCCTGATCCCGATCTCCGTGATCGGCGCGCTGGTCCTGGTCGCCTGCGGCGCCATCCAGAACTTCTCCGGCATCCACGAGGTCGGCCAGTTCATGGGCGGCAAGCAGGAGTGGAACGGCGGCGCGGTCGCCTCCCAGGAGGTCATCAAGGAGCTGGGCACCAACGGAGGCGGCTACTTCAACGCCAACTCCGCCCACCCCTTCGAGAACCCCAACGGACTCTCGAACCTCTTCGAGGTCTTCCTGATCCTCGTCATCCCGTTCGCGCTGACCCGCACCTTCGGCAAGATGGTCGGTTCGGTCCGGCAGGGCTACGCGATCCTCGCCACGATGGCGACGATCTGGATCGGCTTCACGGCGCTGATGATGTGGACCGAGTTCCACCACGGCGGCCCGGCCTTCGACCTCGCGGGCGGGGCGATGGAGGGCAAGGAGACCCGGTTCGGCATCGGCGGCTCGGCGATCTTCTCGGTCGCCACCACGCTGACCTCCACGGGCGCGGTCAACTCCTTCCACTCCTCCAACACCGGCTTCGGCGGCGGCATCGACATGCTGGGCATGCAGCTCGGCGAGATCGCCCCCGGCGGCACCGGGTCCGGCCTCTACGGCATGCTGATCATGGCGATCATCGCGGTGTTCATCGCGGGCCTGATGGTCGGCCGTACGCCGGAGTACCTGGGCAAGAAGATCGGCACCCGCGAGATCAAGTTCGCGGCCTGCTACATCCTCATCACCCCGGCCCTCGTCCTCGGCTTCACGGCCGTGTCGATGGCACTGCCCACGCCCAAGGACTCGATGCTCAACAGCGGGGCGCACGGCTTCTCCGAGATCCTGTACGCCTTCACGTCCGGCGCCAACAACAACGGCTCGGCGTTCGGCGGTCTGAGCGCGGACACCAACTGGTTCAACACCACGATCGGCCTCGCGATGCTGCTCGGCCGCTTCCTGCCCATGGTGTTCGTCCTCGCGCTCGCCGGATCGCTCGCCGAGCAGAAGCCGATCCCGGCCACCGCGGGCACCCTGCGCACCGAAAAGCCGCTCTTCACCGGATTGCTGGTCGGCACCATCATGATCATTACCGGTCTCACCTACTTCCCCGCCCTCGCGCTGGGACCGCTTGCCGAGGGGCTGGCGTCATGA
- the kdpB gene encoding potassium-transporting ATPase subunit KdpB, with protein MSTPIKKQEERAAAPAAALAPHTDVPSGNKSADDGKVGAGLFDPAQLLKSLPDAVRKLHPRVMVKSPVMFVVLVGSVVTTVLAVKDPTDWFGWAITAWLWLTTIFANLAEAVAEGRGKAQADTLRKAKTDTVARRLTGGSEESVPGTELRIGDLVVCEAGDIIPGDGDVVEGVASVDESAITGESAPVIRESGGDRSAVTGGTKVLSDRIVIKITTKPGETFIDRMINLVEGAARQKTPNEIALNILLASLTIVFLLAVVTLKPFAIYAGADDQTSMIVLTALLVCLIPTTIGALLSAIGIAGMDRLVQRNVLAMSGRAVEAAGDVSTLLLDKTGTITLGNRQAAEFLPVRGTTEAEVADAAQLSSLADETPEGRSIVVLAKEKYGLRERHQGELTGAEWVPFTAQTRMSGVDVDGRKVRKGATGSVIAWVKERGGEVAEDAQELNDRISQAGGTPLLVALEDADGARVLGVIHLKDVVKEGMRERFDELRRMGIKTVMITGDNPLTAKAIADEAGVDDFLAEATPEDKMALIKREQAGGKLVAMTGDGTNDAPALAQADVGVAMNTGTSAAKEAGNMVDLDSNPTKLIEIVEIGKQLLITRGALTTFSIANDVAKYFAIIPAMFAVAYPSLDKLNIMNLSSPESAILSAVIFNALIIIALVPLALKGVRYRPMSADKMLRRNLGIYGLGGLVAPFIGIKIIDVLISLIPGIG; from the coding sequence ATGAGCACACCCATAAAGAAGCAAGAAGAGCGGGCAGCCGCTCCGGCCGCCGCCCTCGCCCCGCACACGGACGTGCCCAGCGGCAACAAGTCCGCCGACGACGGCAAGGTGGGCGCGGGCCTCTTCGACCCCGCCCAACTCCTCAAGTCCCTGCCGGACGCGGTCCGCAAGCTGCACCCGCGGGTCATGGTCAAGTCCCCGGTCATGTTCGTGGTCCTGGTCGGCTCGGTGGTCACCACCGTGCTCGCCGTGAAGGACCCGACCGACTGGTTCGGCTGGGCGATCACCGCCTGGCTCTGGCTGACCACGATCTTCGCCAACCTCGCGGAGGCGGTCGCCGAGGGCCGCGGCAAGGCGCAGGCCGACACCCTGCGCAAGGCCAAGACCGACACCGTCGCGCGCCGCCTGACCGGCGGCTCCGAGGAGTCGGTGCCCGGCACCGAGCTGCGCATCGGCGACCTGGTCGTCTGCGAGGCGGGCGACATCATCCCCGGCGACGGTGACGTCGTCGAGGGCGTGGCCTCCGTCGACGAGTCCGCGATCACCGGCGAATCGGCCCCCGTCATCCGGGAGTCGGGCGGCGACCGCTCGGCCGTCACGGGCGGTACGAAGGTCCTCTCCGACCGCATCGTCATCAAGATCACGACGAAGCCCGGCGAGACGTTCATCGACCGCATGATCAACCTGGTCGAGGGCGCCGCCCGGCAGAAGACGCCCAACGAGATCGCGCTGAACATCCTCCTCGCGTCCCTCACCATCGTCTTCCTGCTCGCCGTCGTCACCCTCAAGCCCTTCGCCATCTACGCGGGCGCCGACGACCAGACCTCGATGATCGTCCTGACGGCGCTGCTCGTCTGCCTCATCCCGACGACCATCGGCGCCCTGCTCTCCGCCATCGGCATCGCGGGCATGGACCGCCTGGTCCAGCGCAACGTCCTCGCCATGTCGGGCCGGGCCGTCGAAGCGGCGGGCGACGTGTCGACCCTGCTCCTGGACAAGACCGGCACCATCACCCTCGGCAACCGCCAGGCCGCCGAGTTCCTGCCGGTGCGCGGCACCACCGAGGCCGAGGTCGCCGACGCCGCCCAGCTCTCCTCGCTGGCCGACGAGACCCCCGAGGGCCGCTCCATCGTCGTACTCGCCAAGGAGAAGTACGGCCTGCGCGAGCGCCACCAGGGCGAGCTGACCGGCGCCGAATGGGTGCCGTTCACCGCGCAGACCCGCATGTCGGGTGTGGACGTCGACGGACGCAAGGTGCGCAAGGGCGCGACCGGATCGGTCATCGCCTGGGTCAAGGAACGTGGTGGCGAGGTCGCCGAGGATGCGCAGGAACTCAACGACCGCATTTCACAGGCTGGTGGCACGCCGCTCCTTGTGGCTCTGGAAGACGCTGACGGTGCGCGCGTCCTCGGAGTGATCCACCTCAAGGACGTGGTCAAGGAGGGCATGCGCGAGCGGTTCGACGAACTGCGCCGCATGGGCATCAAGACCGTCATGATCACGGGTGACAACCCGCTGACCGCCAAGGCGATCGCGGACGAGGCGGGCGTGGACGACTTCCTCGCCGAGGCCACGCCCGAGGACAAGATGGCGCTGATCAAGCGCGAGCAGGCGGGCGGCAAGCTCGTCGCCATGACCGGTGACGGCACCAACGACGCCCCGGCGCTCGCCCAGGCGGACGTCGGCGTGGCCATGAACACCGGTACCTCGGCCGCCAAGGAGGCCGGGAACATGGTGGACCTGGACTCCAACCCGACCAAGCTCATCGAGATCGTCGAGATCGGCAAGCAACTCCTCATCACCCGGGGCGCGCTCACGACCTTCTCGATCGCCAACGACGTCGCGAAGTACTTCGCGATCATCCCCGCCATGTTCGCGGTCGCCTATCCCTCGCTCGACAAGCTCAACATCATGAACTTGTCGTCGCCCGAGTCGGCGATCCTCTCCGCGGTCATCTTCAACGCGCTGATCATCATCGCGCTCGTGCCGCTCGCGCTGAAGGGCGTGCGCTACCGGCCGATGAGCGCCGACAAGATGCTCCGGCGCAACCTCGGGATCTACGGCCTGGGCGGGCTCGTCGCCCCGTTCATCGGCATCAAGATCATCGACGTACTCATCTCCCTCATCCCCGGGATCGGCTGA
- a CDS encoding potassium-transporting ATPase subunit C — protein sequence MNNSVGNTARLIGAGLRALLVLTVICGVIYPLAVTGVAQALFPGKANGSEVSADGKVVGSELIGQRYDLPLKKGQETPEPDLKWFQPRPSNGLGSNQANGVNTQYNLLVSGATNLAGDNKDLIQQVKDAKAAVIKDNSTADHKVKPSDVPAEAVTSSGSSLDPHISPQYADLQVHRIAARNHLGVEQVQKLVDGHTDGRILGFVGEPRVNVLQLNIALKELTEKG from the coding sequence ATGAACAACTCCGTAGGAAACACAGCCCGGTTGATAGGAGCAGGCCTTCGCGCCCTGCTCGTCCTGACCGTGATCTGCGGCGTCATCTACCCGCTCGCGGTGACCGGCGTCGCCCAGGCCCTGTTCCCCGGCAAGGCGAACGGCTCCGAGGTGAGCGCGGACGGCAAGGTCGTCGGCTCCGAACTCATCGGCCAGCGCTACGACCTGCCGCTCAAGAAGGGCCAGGAGACGCCCGAGCCCGACCTCAAGTGGTTCCAGCCGCGCCCCTCCAACGGCCTCGGCTCCAACCAGGCCAACGGCGTCAACACGCAGTACAACCTGCTCGTCTCCGGCGCCACCAACCTCGCCGGTGACAACAAGGACCTGATCCAGCAGGTGAAGGACGCCAAGGCGGCCGTCATCAAGGACAACTCCACCGCGGACCACAAGGTCAAGCCCTCCGACGTGCCCGCCGAAGCGGTCACCTCCTCGGGCTCCAGCCTTGACCCGCACATCTCCCCGCAGTACGCCGACCTCCAGGTGCACCGCATCGCGGCCAGGAACCACCTGGGCGTCGAGCAGGTCCAGAAGCTGGTCGACGGGCACACCGACGGACGGATCCTCGGCTTCGTGGGCGAGCCGCGCGTCAACGTCCTCCAGCTCAACATCGCCCTCAAGGAACTGACCGAGAAGGGCTGA
- a CDS encoding response regulator, protein MTRVLVVEDDAQLVRALVINLEARAYAVDAAPDGATALRLAAAGQPDVIVLDLGLPDMDGIDVLKALRGWTRVPVLVLTARRASDEKVEALDAGADDYITKPFSMDELLARLRAAVRRTESTPVSQESVVVTTDDFSVDLVAKRVTRRGRDIRLTPTEWQLLEILICNPGRLITQRQLLLDVWGPSHGTKTNYLRVYMAQLRRKLEADPSHPRYLITEPGMGYRFES, encoded by the coding sequence ATGACCCGGGTCCTTGTGGTGGAGGACGACGCACAGCTCGTACGGGCTCTCGTGATCAACCTGGAGGCGCGCGCCTACGCCGTGGACGCGGCCCCCGACGGAGCCACCGCGCTCCGGCTCGCCGCCGCCGGGCAGCCCGACGTCATCGTCCTGGACCTGGGCCTGCCCGACATGGACGGCATCGACGTACTGAAGGCCCTGCGCGGCTGGACCCGCGTACCGGTCCTCGTGCTCACCGCGCGGCGCGCCTCCGACGAGAAGGTCGAGGCCCTCGACGCGGGAGCCGACGACTACATCACCAAACCGTTCAGCATGGACGAACTCCTCGCCCGGCTGCGCGCCGCGGTCCGCCGCACCGAGTCCACCCCGGTCTCCCAGGAGAGCGTCGTGGTCACCACCGACGACTTCTCCGTCGACCTGGTGGCCAAGCGGGTCACCCGGCGCGGCCGCGACATACGCCTGACCCCGACGGAGTGGCAGCTCCTCGAAATACTGATCTGCAACCCGGGACGGCTCATCACCCAGCGCCAGCTCCTGCTCGACGTGTGGGGCCCCTCCCACGGCACCAAGACCAACTATCTCCGGGTCTACATGGCCCAGTTGAGACGCAAACTGGAAGCGGACCCCTCCCATCCCCGGTACCTCATCACGGAGCCGGGCATGGGATACCGCTTCGAGAGCTGA
- a CDS encoding sensor histidine kinase yields the protein MARGTLRIYLGSAPGVGKTYAMLSEAHRRVERGTDCVVAFVEHHERPRTEVMLHGLEVIPRRQLEYRGTAFTEMDLDAVLARRPAVALVDELPHTNIPGSRNAKRWQDIEELLQAGIDVVSTANIQHLESLGDVVESITGVRQKETVPDEVVRRADQIELVDMSPQALRRRMAHGNIYQPDKVDAALSKYFRPGNLTALRELALLWTADRVDEYLTEYRAEHRVKKIWGSRERIVVGLTGGAEGSTLLRRAARLAEKGAGGEVLAVYISRSDGLSSGSPKELAVQRTLVEDLGGTFHHVVGDDIPAALLDFARGVNATQIVLGVSRRKTWQYVFGPGVGATVARESGPDLDAHLVTHDAVGTGRGLPVARSFRLGRARRLGGWLIGVAGPVLLTYLLSTWAPGVGLANDMLLYLSLTVAAAILGGAWPALVSAGVGSLLLNWYFTPPIGKLTINDPKNIVALVIFVGVAVAVASVVDLAARRTHQAARLRAESEILSFLAGSVLRGETSLEALLERVRETFAMESVALLERASDVEPWTCAGRVGTALPLDRPEDADVDMPVGDHMALALSGRVLPAEDRRVLAAFAAQAAVVLDRQRLQGEAKEARALAEGNRIRTALLAAVSHDLRTPLAGIKAAVSSLRSDDVEWSEEDEAELLEGIEDGADRLEHLVGNLLDMSRLQTGTVSPLIREIDLDEVVPMALGGVPEDSVDLDIPENLPMVTVDKGLLERAVANIVENAVKYSPEGARVLVSASAIGDHVELRVVDRGPGVPDTAKDRIFEPFQRYGDAPRGAGVGLGLAVARGFTESMNGTLTAEDTPGGGLTMALTLWAARSE from the coding sequence ATGGCACGCGGCACCCTCAGGATCTACCTCGGCTCCGCACCCGGCGTCGGCAAGACGTACGCGATGCTCTCCGAGGCACACCGTCGCGTCGAGCGCGGCACCGACTGCGTGGTCGCGTTCGTGGAGCACCACGAAAGGCCGCGCACCGAGGTGATGCTGCACGGCCTCGAAGTCATCCCGCGCCGCCAGTTGGAGTACCGCGGCACGGCCTTCACCGAGATGGACCTCGACGCGGTCCTCGCCCGCCGCCCCGCCGTCGCCCTCGTCGACGAACTCCCGCACACCAACATCCCCGGATCGCGCAACGCCAAGCGCTGGCAGGACATCGAGGAACTCCTCCAGGCGGGCATCGACGTCGTCTCCACGGCCAACATCCAGCACCTGGAGTCCCTCGGAGACGTCGTCGAATCCATCACCGGCGTACGCCAGAAGGAGACGGTGCCCGACGAGGTGGTGCGCCGCGCCGACCAGATCGAGCTGGTCGACATGTCGCCCCAGGCGCTGCGCCGCCGCATGGCGCACGGCAACATCTACCAGCCCGACAAGGTCGACGCCGCGCTCTCCAAGTACTTCAGGCCCGGCAACCTCACCGCCCTGCGCGAACTCGCGCTCCTGTGGACCGCCGACCGCGTCGACGAGTACCTCACCGAGTACCGCGCCGAACACCGCGTCAAGAAGATCTGGGGCTCGCGCGAACGCATCGTCGTCGGCCTCACCGGCGGCGCCGAGGGCAGCACCCTGCTGCGCCGCGCGGCCCGCCTCGCCGAGAAGGGCGCGGGCGGCGAGGTGCTCGCCGTCTACATCTCCCGCAGCGACGGCCTCAGCTCGGGCTCGCCCAAGGAACTCGCCGTCCAGCGCACCCTGGTGGAAGACCTCGGCGGCACCTTCCACCACGTCGTCGGCGACGACATACCGGCCGCGCTCCTCGACTTCGCGCGCGGCGTCAACGCCACCCAGATCGTCCTCGGCGTCTCGCGCCGCAAGACCTGGCAGTACGTCTTCGGGCCCGGCGTCGGCGCCACCGTGGCCCGCGAATCGGGCCCCGACCTCGACGCCCACCTCGTCACGCACGACGCGGTCGGCACCGGACGCGGACTCCCGGTGGCCAGGAGCTTCAGACTCGGCCGTGCCCGGCGCCTGGGCGGCTGGCTGATCGGCGTGGCGGGCCCGGTGCTGCTCACCTACCTGCTCAGCACCTGGGCGCCCGGCGTGGGCCTCGCCAACGACATGCTGCTCTATCTGTCGCTGACCGTCGCGGCCGCGATACTGGGCGGCGCCTGGCCCGCGCTCGTCTCGGCGGGCGTCGGCTCACTGCTCCTGAACTGGTACTTCACGCCACCCATCGGCAAGTTGACCATCAACGACCCGAAGAACATCGTCGCTCTGGTCATCTTCGTCGGGGTCGCGGTGGCCGTCGCGTCGGTCGTGGACCTCGCCGCCCGGCGCACCCATCAGGCGGCCAGGCTGCGCGCCGAATCGGAGATCCTCTCCTTCCTCGCGGGCAGCGTGCTGCGCGGCGAGACCAGTCTGGAGGCCCTCCTGGAACGGGTCCGCGAGACCTTCGCCATGGAGTCCGTCGCCCTCCTGGAACGCGCGAGCGACGTCGAACCCTGGACCTGCGCGGGCCGGGTCGGCACGGCCCTGCCACTCGACCGCCCCGAGGACGCCGACGTGGACATGCCCGTCGGCGACCACATGGCCCTCGCGCTCTCGGGCCGGGTGCTGCCCGCGGAGGACCGCCGCGTCCTCGCCGCGTTCGCCGCGCAGGCCGCCGTCGTCCTGGACCGCCAGCGGCTCCAAGGGGAGGCGAAGGAGGCCCGCGCGCTCGCCGAGGGCAACCGCATCCGCACCGCGCTGCTCGCCGCCGTCAGCCATGATCTGCGTACGCCGCTCGCGGGCATCAAGGCCGCCGTCTCCTCACTGCGCTCCGACGACGTCGAATGGTCCGAGGAGGACGAGGCGGAACTCCTGGAGGGCATCGAGGACGGCGCCGACCGCCTGGAACACCTGGTCGGCAACCTCCTCGACATGTCCCGCCTGCAGACCGGCACGGTGTCCCCGCTGATCCGCGAGATCGACCTCGACGAGGTCGTGCCGATGGCGCTGGGCGGCGTACCGGAGGACAGCGTCGACCTGGACATCCCGGAGAACCTCCCGATGGTCACGGTCGACAAGGGCCTCCTGGAGCGCGCGGTCGCCAACATCGTCGAGAACGCCGTGAAGTACAGCCCCGAGGGCGCCCGCGTCCTGGTCTCGGCGAGCGCCATCGGCGACCACGTCGAACTCCGCGTGGTGGACCGAGGACCCGGCGTCCCCGACACCGCCAAGGACCGCATCTTCGAACCGTTCCAGCGCTACGGAGACGCGCCGCGCGGCGCGGGAGTGGGCCTGGGCCTCGCGGTCGCCCGCGGCTTCACGGAGTCGATGAACGGCACGCTCACCGCCGAGGACACCCCCGGCGGCGGCCTCACGATGGCCCTCACGCTGTGGGCGGCCCGGTCGGAGTAA